The Phycisphaerales bacterium sequence CTGCGGCCAAGCTTGTCACGGAACATGAACGGGTTCATCTAGTTCCCCCCGGCACGTGCGACCCTGCTGCGGTTGTTGTGGCTCGCCTGCGAGCGTGGCCTGGGCTTGCTCGCGTTCGCCCGCGTGGGCTTGGGCATGGGGCCGACGAACTCCGCGGTCCCCGGCGTGTTGCGGGCGGCGAGCTTCTTCTCCATCTCCAAGCGGGTCTTCTCATCGATGACCGGCGGCACGAGCGGCCGCAGCGGGCCGACATCCGCGGCCAGGCGCTCGACCTGCTCGGGCGTGACGCGCTCGGCGATCCTGGCGCGGAGGACCCACAGGCGCTCGTCCTCCTGGTTGATGCGGATCTGCGTCTGCGCGATCTCGCTGGCGACCTGGAGGCGCGACTGGCGCAGAGCAAGGAGCGTGCACCCGCACGCTCCTAAGGCGACGACGACCGCGACAAGCTTTGGGAACACCGCCGGCCTCTCGTTTCCCCGCGGAAACTCCCGCGGCCACTATTCGCGTTCATTCATCGGCGTTACGCCGCGGGCAGCTGGATGGTCACGCCCAGCGGCACGTTGTTGGGGTTCTTGATCAGCTTCTTGTTGAGCTCGACGATCTCCTTGGCCCGCTTGATGGTGCCGAGCTCCTTCTGAGCGATGGCCGCGAGGGAGTCGCCCTTCTTGATGGTGTAGGGGCGGGTCTTGGAAGCTGGAGTGCTGCCCGCCGTTGCCGCTCCACCGGCGGTCGGGCGGGGTTCGATGACCGGGACGCGCGCGGTGTTGGTGCCGCCGGGGACGGGCGAGACGCCGCGGATGGAATCGAAGTTGGTCTGGGTCAGCACCGGTGCGGGCGTCGTCGGCGCGGGCTTGCCGGTCAGCACCTCGCTGCTGGGGAGCTTGATCTTCTGGCCGATCTTCAGGGGCGTGCTGGGGTCGATGCCGTTGTACTTGGCCAGCTTCTTGGCGAGCTTGCCGTCGCCGTAGTGCTGCTTGCAGAGCTTGAAGAGGTGCTCGCCGCTGGCGACGGTGTGGACCTTGTCGTTGCTCACCGGTGCGGGGGGCAGCACGCTGGTGGGCGCGGGGGTGTTGTTCGCGGCAGCGGTGCGGTTGGCGAGCGGGTTGCCGCTGTTGAGCGGCAGCGGCTGCACGCCCGTGAGGTTCGTGTTCTGCGGCTGCGTGCCGGCGCCGTTGATTGGGTTCACGGCCTGGCGCGTGGTCTGCACGCCGGGGGTGAAGGAGATGGTGTCGCCCTGGAGCTGAGCGCCGACGTTGCGGACCACATCCTCAAGCCCGCTTGTGCGCCCGGTGTTGGAGGCGATGGGCTGCACCTGGTTGCTGATGTTCGCCGGCTGTTGCGCATGAGTCGTCCCGCCGATAGGGGCAGGAGCCGTTGATTGCGGCAGCGGGTTGATCAGGTCGATCGTGCCGGCGCCGGCCGGGGCCGCGCCGTTCGCGGGGCCATTCGTGCCTGCGAGCCCGTTCGCGTTGGCCAGCGTCGTGGGCGTGCCCTGCACGAGAACCAGCGGCTCGGTCTCGGCGGTGGGCATCGAACCGATCAGCGGCGCGGGGGCGTTGGGCGTGGGCTCGGTCACGGTGCCGCGGGGCAGGGTGTCGGCGCCGTTCTCCAGCGCAATGGGCGGCGGCTCGGTCACCTTGGCGGGCTCGGTGGGCAGGCTCGCGAGGCGCGTCTGCCGCGCGTGCGACAGGTGGTCGCTGATGAGCACCGTCACGACCAGCACCAGTGCGAAGCCGACAATCAACGCCAACTTGAGTTCACGCGTCACGCTCAGCGTCCTTGCTTGCCCGCGGCGGCGGGCCTTTCTTTGCGGCGAGCTTTCGAGAGCGTCCTTGCCCTCAAACCACCCGCCGTAAACCGCGTTCCGTGCCTCTCGGCAGCGGCCGCAATGGTACTGCATTTCCTGCGCGTTTCAACGACGCGCAACTATCCACAGACTGGAGAGCGGAGAATGGAGAGCGGAGAGTGGTGGAAGGCAGTCCCGTTCTCGGCTCTCTGATCTCCGCTCACCCTCCGGGCATCTTCACCGCCCGCAGCTTCGCCGACCTTGCCCTCGGGTTCCGCGAGAGCTCCTCCTCACCCGCAACCCGCGGGCCATCCGTCAGGTCCTCGCCCCCGAGCTTCACGATCTGCTCGACGGCCTTCTTGACGGGGCGGTCCTCGAGGCTGTGGAACGACAGCACCGCGAACCGCGCGCCCGGTTTCAGCCACGTTGCTTCCAGCTTTGAAGCGAGCCGCTCCGCGTCCCGCACCGCCGCGCCCAGGAGGGCCTCCAGGCTGCCGATCTCGTCGTTGACCGCCATCCGCAGCGCCTGGAAGGTGCGGGTGGCGGGGTCGATCCCGCCCCACTGGCCGGGGCTTGCGCTCCGCACCAGTTCGGCCAATCGGCCCGTCGTACTTATCGGAGACTCTGCCCGCGCCCGCACAAGTTTTGCCGCGATCCGGCGGGCGTTTCTGTCCTCGCCGAACCGCTGGATGATGGACGCCA is a genomic window containing:
- a CDS encoding LysM peptidoglycan-binding domain-containing protein codes for the protein MTRELKLALIVGFALVLVVTVLISDHLSHARQTRLASLPTEPAKVTEPPPIALENGADTLPRGTVTEPTPNAPAPLIGSMPTAETEPLVLVQGTPTTLANANGLAGTNGPANGAAPAGAGTIDLINPLPQSTAPAPIGGTTHAQQPANISNQVQPIASNTGRTSGLEDVVRNVGAQLQGDTISFTPGVQTTRQAVNPINGAGTQPQNTNLTGVQPLPLNSGNPLANRTAAANNTPAPTSVLPPAPVSNDKVHTVASGEHLFKLCKQHYGDGKLAKKLAKYNGIDPSTPLKIGQKIKLPSSEVLTGKPAPTTPAPVLTQTNFDSIRGVSPVPGGTNTARVPVIEPRPTAGGAATAGSTPASKTRPYTIKKGDSLAAIAQKELGTIKRAKEIVELNKKLIKNPNNVPLGVTIQLPAA